Genomic DNA from Dysidea avara chromosome 10, odDysAvar1.4, whole genome shotgun sequence:
atgtgtgagtGTATGAAAATGATACGATGTCTTGTAGGTAGTAGCAAAGATTACTGGATCACGAGCATATGAAGTGAGTACAGTATGCACAGAGTATATCATTTCATACCTAACCAATTATCTCATGTCTCATATGTTTACACGCGCGCACATACACAATCATGCATCTACATATAAGGTTCCAGATGTTGGTATCAATATAATCCAGTATTCATTTTAATTTTATTCTCAATATAGCGATTCACTGGCAACCAGATTGCTAAGATCTGTCAAGAACACAATTCTGACTTTAAACAGACAGAGGTAACGTAAAATGTCAAGATTTCTGAGATCTCAGGCAAACTCATTTTGTTACAGAGAATATCtctggtgagtagttttggaccCTCACTGCTACTTGGTGACTATGCATCAATTGATTATAGTGACGGTATGTTAAATGATACAATGGATACCTTTTGTACAAATATATGGATGGAAAATGAATGTAATGGAACATGGAATATAGTATCAACTGTTATTATGGTCACTATGCTCAGCTGCTTGTTCCTATGCAAGTTTTCAAATTAAATGTCCCTTAAAAAATCATAATGCTCCAAGCTTTGTCCGTATTAAGAACCATTGCATTTGAGTAGTAAATGTGTAACATgtaaaatgtgcaaaaatgtatttaaaaatatatcCATTCCAGGATCTGGAATGAACTTACTTGATATTCACACGAAGGACTGGAATCAAACTGCCCTTGATGCATGTGCACCTGGTCTCAGGAAATTATTGGGTGTCCCTACTCCTAGTTGTTCCATGCTGGGCACTATCTCCAACTACTTTGTACAACGTTATCACTTTTCTGCTGACTGCAAAGTGTGCGCTTTTACCGGAGACAATCCTTCAGCATTAGCTGGAATGAGACTCCAACAAGGAGATATAGCTGTGAGGTGTGTGAAATCTTAAAGCATTGAAGAACATATACTAAGTAGATAAAGTACCTTATGGATGATAATTCCGATACAGTTTTAGTACTACGAGGATATATCGTACATTATTATTGCAACTAGAGGCAAATTGTATCTGTAGGGACCGCACAAACTGTCCATCATAAAAGAAGGCAGTTTCTTTCTTTAAACAGAGGTTATTAAGTGAGGTTTCAGTGACTTCTAATCCTATTACAGTTTAGGTACCAGTGATACTCTGTTCTTGTGGTTGGATGAACCCAAGCCACAACTAGTGGGACATGTTCTCATCAACCCTGTGGACAGCAGTGCTTACATGGCTCTCCTGtggtatgtactgtactatCTCTGGTGTCCTCTAATGTGTCACTGCTACCTTGTAGCTATAAGAATGGGTCAATGACTCGAGAATGGATCAGGGACAAATATGCAGACAAATCATGGGAggtatattttatttatttatttcgtTTCATCAGTTGTACATACAGAAATTTGAAAAAATGCTTGCATCGACCCAACCTGGAAATGGAGGAAACATTGGCTTTTATTTCACTGACACAGAAATTATCCCAGTCGGTGTGAAGGGGTGCTTTAAATTTGACAAAGATGACAAAAAGGTTCACTGCTGCTATTGTCTTTTCAATTCTACTGAAAATTTTGTTTACGATTTTAGGTAGAAGACTTCTCACCAGAGGAAGAGATACGTGCAGTGGTGGAAGGACAGTTGATGGCAAAACTGTCACATGCTCAACATCTTGGCTATCATGTCAACTCTAACACACGAATCCTGGTCACTGGAGGAGCTTCTGAGAATATAGGAATATTGCAGGTAATACATTGAGGTATAATATAGTGTGCATGATTAATTATAAGTTATTTATAGAGTATACACGTCAATTGGTGTATTTTGAAACTAAAGCTATCTTTCGTGAAATTTACATAGCCAGAAATTTAGGTAAAAGGGCTGAGGCATTTGGGAACTCCATCTGTGCATGTGGTCACTGTGGTGTACGTATTATACTTGGAAAGTAACAGCTTACACTTATTTTTACCACATAGAAGTAATTGTTACCACATCAAAGTGATTCTTAGCTTTTTATAAACATGGTGTTATAATGATATATCAGTTGTGCCATGGTTACTCAACAATAATGCTTCTGCCCTGGGCTAGGTCATATTGTCAGGCAAGCCATGATACTTAGTTTCTCACATTTGTTTGTTCTACTAAGGTATTAGCTGATGTGTTTGGAGCTCCAGTCTACACACTTGGTGGGACCAAAAATGCTGCTTGTCTTGGTGGTGCCTACATCGCTAAATGTGGTAAGGCCGGCTCTGTACTGCTGTTATGGTGGCACTGTTTTGGTGCTTTACTTAGAAAATATCTAAGCATTATAAATCTACTTCAGCAGGTTTTTAAAGATGAGTACATTATATCTATTCAAGCTCAAAGTACTGGCTGCTGATCTCGATCTCAGAAATATTGTATACCATACAATTTGTTAAAtatagaaacaagttgatgttatgatacttctaaaaaccaggcacccatgcagttaatactatctcATTCTAACTGAATAGGTaataatcaaccatgtatataatttagtttatatcCGTGCTATTGCTATAAATTCAGCTAGatataaatactgtaatttagcatatttcgTAGTTCATGAATTATGTTATAATTcagtaattacgttgctatgcactgctaaggaaacgTAACTCTAACAAatcactttaaaccacaaattagtatcttctcaactgttttatagtatgTCCATTGTGTTTTCTCATGCGAATTGTTTAGAGAAAACCTCAAGACTGCCTTTCATTTTCATTCGTGTAAGTATGGGACAAGCCACCTTTCTTTTTCTGGTATCCTACAAAGTCTATTACGCTGTTATTATGCCTATATAGTCCATTAGGAAAGTTGTTCACATGTTCCTTAACCTGTTTAACTCGAATTTCGGAATAGCAGCCTTGGCATAAAGCTTAGCTTTTTGAAAGTGTAAAATAATGTTTACAAAGCCTTCATTTCACATATGCAGGCTGATTTTGACACAAAACTGTTTGCTCACATGGCTGAAATGACAtggactcactcactcactcactcactctcactcactcactcactcactcactcactcactcactcactcactcactcactcactcactcactcactcactcactcactcactcactcactcactcactcactcactcactcactcactcactcactcactcacgcactcactcactcactcactcacacacacacacagagcagaCCACCATAAGGTGATGTCCTTCTGCCTAGTGGCAGACTGAGTTGATAAAAACCATCATGATCTTCTGTTCATAAAGCACTTATGCCTTGCCATATCCTGGGGCCTCCAAAACGTTCATTGACTCCAAAACGTTTGTTGACTGGGGCAAGCGACTGGAGCACTCACATTACTTGCTGCATGACACAATCTAACACTGTCACACCTGTGTCTTGCTTTGTCCTGAGATCTACTACATAAAACTGCACTTGCATCTATCACTGCCTTCTTGTGTTGTATCACTCACTGATGGGGCTCTttcacgcacgcacacacacaaaactttCCAAAACCAGATGCATGCCCTGCTGCAAAACCAGCTTTGAATTTGGGTTGTGATTACAGCTATAGCTACGTCCGAGTTGTATGTATCTGAAGTTGGGTTTGCCATGTTTTGTAGTAAAGCAAAATACTTCAACCAGAACACTTTAGGCAAGTGTATCTATACATTAGAAGTTAAATTTGCAAAGGTGTTAGAATTATACATTTAGTACATTAGTACAGAACTGAGCAGAAATTACTAAGTACAAGATACCCTCCATATTTTTTAACTTTCAAAATCTTATACCTAGAAAAACAACATAAAACTCACTTAGAAGTCACACGTATTCCAAATCACtttaccagttgggcactggagggtgaacacagaaggcagagcctgtacaaggtgtttaccactagcctaggagcctaagcgttTTGTAATAGTGGCTATGGATTGATCCAGAGGAAAGGTTGTGTTTTTAACCCAGCTACTCATTTGTATAAATGCTTCAAAGCGAGTAATCTACAAAACTTTTTTCACATAAACTATGTAGCTATGACTACCACTAACTAGTTTACACGTCATTGTAAATTATTAATAGTGTACACCGATCCAAGTAGTTTTGCTGGTGCTCTACAAACAGCTCCTCAGTATACCCTCACTGCTCAACCAGTGGCAAGTGTCCACCAGGTGAATAGTAGATAATTATAGAGTTAATGTATTGGATGTATTCTTTCTAGGTTTACAAGGACATGCTACCAAGGTTACAAAAGTTGGAAAGTGACCTTTTATCACATATAAATGACAGCGAATAAACATAGTTTTTAATGGTACTTTTTATAATCTATACTTTTAGTTACTGTGCTAATGTACCATCCATTAGGCACACGTGATATTACAATTTGTTACCCAAACGGCGAGCGCCGTGTTATAAATAACTGTCAAGGTACGCTATGTCAGTGGGACCAGATGAATGGGAAACGTATTTTCACAACAACGAACCTCCGGGTAATCTAGAAGACGTCAAGTCATCCGTGGACCGCTTTGTGAAGGAACATGGCGCGTCTAACAGAAAAATTGCTCTGGTAACGGTAAGCGCGCAATATATTATTTATCATTTTCTTTAAAAATTGTTCGTGCTGTTCACTTACATAGTCCGGAGGAACTACAGTTCCACTGGAGAGTAATACTGTAAGATTTGTGGATAACTTCAGTGCTGGCAATAGAGGTTCATCATCTACAGAGTATCCTTGCAGTTTTCCTATAGCTATGGTGCATCATAGATGTGGGTGCATCCATGAAATAGCTATGTGTTTCTTAACTTATTTAGATATTTTCTGCTCAATGGGTATGCTGTTATCTTCATGCACAGAGAGAAATCATTGCTGCCATATTTGCGGCACTTCCACTTCCAAAACTTCTTGGATTGGTTTAAGCTTACCAGCAGTGTTGAACAGCAAGCATCACTGGAATgtatgtgcgtatgtgtgtgtagcatacgtgtgtgtgtgtgtgtgtgtgtgtgtgtgtgtgtgtgtgtgtgtgtgtgcgagcgtgcatgtgtgtgtcatAACCAAGTGGCTATGGCAATCTGGTTCATTGCCAAATTAACAttgctatatataatatattgttGTTGGTGTTTCCTTGaccaagaaactttactcacattgctccagtctcaACTGGAGAAGCAgctcacccagctgtaacatgcAAATGCCCAACTGCCCTTGTCTCACTTAGTAGTGTTGGGGTCATTGATGGAACCTTAGGTTCCACGGCCTCTTTctatgagacctggacagtccttcTGCGAGTTACTAGTCCTGACTCGTGTGGTGCACTGGCATCCTAGTGCTGGGCGGAAATAGCTACCTGAACCCTGAATTTTGGCTTACGTAAGTACTGTTTGTGTTTTCAGCGCACTTGTCTCTAGCGTATGCATGGCTTCTTAAGATGAAATCACAACTGAtgtgtttctgtgtgtgtgtcatttTCATATCAAATATGATATCACTCTGTATATTGTTGTTTAGTTGTCATAAACATATATTTGGAGTCAGACCTGTTGGGATCaaattttctattgtgtccttaactcagcgagtttgttaagagagttCGACTGTATCTACAATTATCTGCAGCACAAGCTGGAATGCAATAGTAAATTTGTTATTTTCATTATAAACTACACTGTACCTGTATTCCATGTACAACCAATTTGAAACTGACTGTTACATAAACAGAGGGTTTTTTATAGTGTCAGTGTCTTCAGAACTTCATGACAGACTTGTTAAACAATTGTCCGTGTATGAAAAGGTTTGTCACGTATTGTGAGTGTATATAGTATTGTTTGTTCTCTTCTCACAGGTCAAGAAAGAAAATCGACTACTGCACATATCTTTCACGACTGTTACTGAGTACTTGTTTCTGTTGAAAGCCATTGCCAAAATATTTGATCGTTTGGGGGCCATTGGGATATTTTATCTGGCTGCCGCCGTGTCTGATTTCTACCTCCCTGCACCAGAAATGGTAAAGTGTTCTAGGTATCATATGTGTTCTCCTCAGCAGTGTTTAAAGTGTACGGGTTATTGTCAGTGCCGCCCACAGAAGGGAGGGAgagcaactggggcattttgccctgggcctcAGCCTGAAAGCTTGGGGCCCCatcaagggccccttgaatacctgttaaaagatcaatatactctaatagagcagtcacaatattcttcagaggagcagtgtagcaagctatgtatgtacagtaattataaataaggagatatagttggtgagaggcagctattgtcattgttagcatgCAATAaccttttttcttcttttttttggtctttgacttacagcactgaagttgtgattcagagtggaaccctccttgcccctggggccacACTTTAACACTTTGCCCTGgaccccttaatttctctgggcagccctgattatttttttttcaaaaacgGTTGTTTATTTGCTTGAATTGTCAGTGTCTAGCAACTTAATTAGCTAATGGTGGAATCTTTATGagattaattgtttgtttgtaaatTTACTTACCATACATGACTGGCCtacatagtacatacagtatttaCATGGACAGGTGGATAGTTGGCTGGTTTGTACAGGGGGTGTAGTTGTGCTGTTCTATGTAGGTAACACTTCTGTGTAATTTTCCTTGGGGTGTCATTTGTTCCCTGGGTGCATCAGCATGCCATCTGCCCAGTATCAATAAATACATGAACAAGTTTCATTGTATTGGTAACAAACATctagtgcctaactggtaaagtagataataataacaacaatggAGACTGTTAAAGAAGGGAAAGCAGTTGCATGgtgattattttaaaaatttgtgtCTGCCGACTATGTACATCTTATTGTCTTATATGGCATTTTTATCCTGTGTAGCATAGGCTAAAGGGACTTGACAAATTTGAGTGAATTTATCATCTATACTTCCCATATTCCTTTTGCTCCCAATTGCAATGGTAAATGCTATGATAGTATTACaagtttttgtaatttcattgtGCGTTACAAGTTTTCGTGTTATGATACTCAGCCTGAACACAAGATCCAGTCTACAGGTGCTCTATCCATTACGATGAAGCAGGTGCCAAAGTTACTGAGTCCTTTGGTCAGGGAATGGGCACCTAAAGCATTTACTGTCTCCTTCAAGGTGAGGTTTGTGTCCTCTTGTGGTtttatttgtgtgtgttgttaatAACAGTTGGAAACTAATAAAGATTTGCTGATTTCAAAGGCTAAGCAAGCGATTGAAAGATACCAGCATCAAGTGTGTTTGTGTAATtattgtgtgtatgtctgtgtgtgaggcagcaacCGGCTGTGTTATAATGGGAATGGCATAAAGCATAGGATGCCCAAATGTCCGTGTCTCATATAGGGTATGTGGTCTAGTGCCCCCTTTCAGGTTTATCAACTTTTTATTTGTGATACTTAGTGTTCCTACCTGCAAGTTACCATATTATTATACTTGGACAATTTTAGGTAGTTATTGCTAATCAATTGGACACCAGAAAGCGTATGGTTGTGCTGGTCACCAGCAGTGATGAAAAGATCATTGACATGTCTGATGCTGAGCTAACTCAGGGACAAGAAATAGAACAGAAAATCGTTGAAGACATTGTAAAACAACACAACCTATTTATAGCCTCTTCATAGAAGAATTGGTACTATTAATTTATGTTCATTTGATTATATTCACACGGTCACAGTCATTATGTTCCTATTGCGTGtaaattattataattttgaCTTTGGTTT
This window encodes:
- the LOC136269126 gene encoding xylulose kinase-like isoform X1, whose product is MANENPPPKKAASNLYLGFDISTQQLKLIAIDDNLELHTEVAIEYDNDLKEFNTSGGLHAGADGVSYTAPAAMWVKAFDLMFARLEERGFPFGRVVSVSGCGQQHGSVYWKEGAQKVLQSLDSSKSLYDQLIDRFSIANSPVWKDASTTRQCRMLEEAMNGPEVVAKITGSRAYERFTGNQIAKICQEHNSDFKQTERISLVSSFGPSLLLGDYASIDYSDGSGMNLLDIHTKDWNQTALDACAPGLRKLLGVPTPSCSMLGTISNYFVQRYHFSADCKVCAFTGDNPSALAGMRLQQGDIAVSLGTSDTLFLWLDEPKPQLVGHVLINPVDSSAYMALLCYKNGSMTREWIRDKYADKSWEKFEKMLASTQPGNGGNIGFYFTDTEIIPVGVKGCFKFDKDDKKVEDFSPEEEIRAVVEGQLMAKLSHAQHLGYHVNSNTRILVTGGASENIGILQVLADVFGAPVYTLGGTKNAACLGGAYIAKCVYTDPSSFAGALQTAPQYTLTAQPVASVHQVYKDMLPRLQKLESDLLSHINDSE
- the LOC136269126 gene encoding xylulose kinase-like isoform X2; its protein translation is MWVKAFDLMFARLEERGFPFGRVVSVSGCGQQHGSVYWKEGAQKVLQSLDSSKSLYDQLIDRFSIANSPVWKDASTTRQCRMLEEAMNGPEVVAKITGSRAYERFTGNQIAKICQEHNSDFKQTERISLVSSFGPSLLLGDYASIDYSDGSGMNLLDIHTKDWNQTALDACAPGLRKLLGVPTPSCSMLGTISNYFVQRYHFSADCKVCAFTGDNPSALAGMRLQQGDIAVSLGTSDTLFLWLDEPKPQLVGHVLINPVDSSAYMALLCYKNGSMTREWIRDKYADKSWEKFEKMLASTQPGNGGNIGFYFTDTEIIPVGVKGCFKFDKDDKKVEDFSPEEEIRAVVEGQLMAKLSHAQHLGYHVNSNTRILVTGGASENIGILQVLADVFGAPVYTLGGTKNAACLGGAYIAKCVYTDPSSFAGALQTAPQYTLTAQPVASVHQVYKDMLPRLQKLESDLLSHINDSE
- the LOC136269131 gene encoding phosphopantothenate--cysteine ligase-like; this translates as MSVGPDEWETYFHNNEPPGNLEDVKSSVDRFVKEHGASNRKIALVTSGGTTVPLESNTVRFVDNFSAGNRGSSSTEYFLLNGYAVIFMHREKSLLPYLRHFHFQNFLDWFKLTSSVEQQASLELSVSSELHDRLVKQLSVYEKVKKENRLLHISFTTVTEYLFLLKAIAKIFDRLGAIGIFYLAAAVSDFYLPAPEMPEHKIQSTGALSITMKQVPKLLSPLVREWAPKAFTVSFKLETNKDLLISKAKQAIERYQHQVVIANQLDTRKRMVVLVTSSDEKIIDMSDAELTQGQEIEQKIVEDIVKQHNLFIASS